In Fusarium falciforme chromosome 9, complete sequence, the following are encoded in one genomic region:
- a CDS encoding Protein transport protein sec16, with product MASESPNAAWHPAMMPNDSHAPSSTEAPADPAQATSSTTDAAVQPSKPAAQDAQSQPEQKPSEGSDAANAWFSQDGDDAGDSWLASEVSAPQQPEPEQLPDQAAPEKPKTETASPSKASTSQHSSSMSFARTVSHEVSFNDDDEGDWSLSRTDTDPFKFMPPSDRTNSFPVVPPMQPSSDTHDHQPLPSNQALDVLEETEKDVDAEEQAYKQQGATDGLDAPRRGHSSSISIGGELKSPEGQASEARFEEGIPLISQSAEKEGQSNEPTGALNSFDDGDAEDEDFFKQVEDGGNVAPDEAPVPSLERKSTMQVMDSLNTGTISRQPTLEETPEEDEEPAKPAAAEPTTTNAAGKEDLESKWEQAFADDDDEDFLLEDTGADGKQVDPAAFFGSDDEGFLEDEEPTPAPAPVAARQPSGSNPYVPQKQANQHAPSPYAPTAPAPAPVQAAPIHPTSAYNTPAPGTTPMGSAPQYGRAPPVRPEMPKAQSFADKSKGGYHSPYDLPTDLVTNVVKPRKRASMQQLSQANHLHAPVQPPPRSASVGMPGPPTRLTPPSSSHGLPSQHPQSPPKPTTPGLQHHENFFEELPMTSRPRPSSRTSHRGASPARQPPMNHGMHVPSPLMPSAASVSTQMAPPPLPAMAVTPNQAPSQPPAAQQPGANLVAPERASPYAALANSVNHLPPPSSSASRYSPAPTHAGSHTAPPAPASSRYSPAPPATKSHGSYGPVSASAVPAPMLPHQPRTSSPLTHCESSGFEPRLNRVSSLPPTREVEEEDDQPTQIRSLSATHAPAPYHESKYNPASPPKVPRQTPPPPSYASQFTLSPPKQSGPYAPVAAPAAPAGFVPPPRAQTQSPSTSFGHKQAQRSADSTRRPSSAHSHGSPATTKPSYAPYAPVAPAAPAAPPATFAPRTRGQSINMNMVAPTDGRENDPLQRWRGVPVISWGVGGTVVTSFPKSIPRYGMNQSVPMIVRTPGEVKIQNVKDIEPLQDHLAKFPGPLRGKSKKKETITWLNTAIEALEKDLPDLSFHSQLSLEVKRSIERLLLWKILRIFIEHDGVLEGNAAAEKAVRLVLSPGTKTPTADDDALFPTASSLGGQLASVTSMQSDGADVSTMEQIRHYLLRGDREKAVWALVDKRLWGHAMLISHTVEGDLYKRVAQEFVRKEVNYPGHANESMAALYKILSGNYDDCVDELVPVHARAGLQLVSTNAGSGPTKDTLDGLDKWRETLSLVLSNRSVDDTQGLNALGTLLSSYGRAEAAHICFMFGRSGSIFGGLDDPNAHFVLLGADHRQQADQFAKETEALQLSEVYEYGLSLAGGVHAAAGAPHLAAYKLQHAMVLAEYGHRDKALQYCDAILTAIHSQTKRSPYHHPILETAVEDFMMRLKQAPKEDSGSWISKPSMNKVSDSMWNRFNKFVAGDDNEENGAAGEAGPFNRPSGEFSRSPSVSNFDIYAQQSPSFGMTPAQPPPQAPMSAAASRYAPAAAAAGAPPASSNPYSPTSQYTPGRTSIDRASNEYPRSSYEPAYPGAPSGAPAASGDSYVPSVPQPQQNNVGVEPSGLAPAAQITQAYSPAGYQPYGMPTQTSNSTGDDDKSAEPSQQGFQPLSYGYEPPQMNSNPPEPETPGNAGESNSGGYEPPSFQPYSYEPPSYEPDPEPTAEGDEDTPKPKKKSFMDDDDDDFPSMKPKEKTKSEKDRENEEMFRKAAEEDAKRAAAQQPAKKGWGFSGWFGGSKKAALETPSPGESSPGKPIRAKLGEASSFVYDPELKRWVNKKPGAENTPAKTATPPPPRGGPRSVSGTPPPPPGTPPPLVTSNSAPPPLMPPKVRAGTPDLTRTASSDSLAPPPMLRSVSNTSNGPPSRPTTSMSNASSIDDLLSVQPRKASDKKKPRKSGRYVDVMAK from the exons ATGGCTTCAGAGTCGCCAAACGCGGCGTGGCATCCGGCTATGATGCCTAATGACTCCCATGCTCCCAGCTCCACCGAGGCTCCCGCGGATCCTGCACAGGCGACGTCATCAACAACAGACGCGGCTGTGCAACCCAGCAAGCCTGCCGCTCAAGATGCCCAGTCGCAACCCGAACAGAAGCCCTCTGAAGGAAGCGACGCTGCCAATGCTTGGTTCTCgcaagatggcgatgatgccgGCGATTCTTGGTTAGCCTCGGAGGTTTCAGCACCTCAGCAACCCGAACCCGAACAGCTTCCCGATCAAGCTGCCcctgagaagcccaagacagAGACAGCTTCGCCCTCAAAGGCCTCGACATCACAACACTCCAGCTCCATGTCCTTTGCCCGGACTGTGTCCCACGAAGTGAGCTtcaatgacgacgacgaaggaGATTGGAGCCTTTCTCGCACAGACACCGACCCCTTTAAGTTTATGCCTCCCTCCGATAGAACAAACTCTTTTCCAGTTGTCCCCCCTATGCAGCCGAGCTCGGATACGCACGATCACCAGCCACTTCCCTCCAACCAGGCTTTGGATGTCTTGGAAGAGACGGAGAAGGATGTTGACGCAGAGGAGCAAGCGTACAAGCAGCAAGGTGCTACTGATGGATTGGACGCGCCGCGCCGTGGCCATTCCTCATCAATCTCCATTGGCGGAGAACTCAAGAGCCCCGAAGGCCAAGCCTCCGAGGCACGATTTGAGGAAGGCATTCCTTTGATTTCTCAGTCTGCAGAAAAGGAGGGACAAAGCAACGAACCCACTGGGGCCCTGAACTCttttgatgatggagatgcagaggacgaggattTCTTCAAGCAGGTGGAAGACGGCGGGAATGTTGCGCCTGATGAGGCGCCTGTTCCTTCTCTGGAGCGAAAGTCGACGATGCAAGTCATGGATTCGTTGAATACTGGCACGATTTCGCGACAACCCACGCTTGAGGAGACTCctgaagaggacgaggagccaGCCaaacctgctgctgctgagccgACTACTACTAACGCCGCCGGCAAGGAAGATTTGGAATCGAAGTGGGAACAGGCCTtcgccgacgatgacgatgaagattTCCTCCTTGAAGACACTGGTGCGGACGGAAAGCAGGTTGACCCGGCTGCCTTCTTTGGAAGCGATGATGAAGGCTTcttggaagatgaagagccaACTCCTGCTCCGGCGCCCGTTGCTGCACGCCAGCCCTCAGGATCCAACCCCTATGTTCCACAGAAGCAGGCAAACCAGCATGCGCCATCTCCATATGCTCCTACCGCGCCGGCACCCGCTCCGGTCCAGGCTGCTCCCATCCACCCTACTTCCGCTTACAATACCCCGGCTCCCGGAACAACTCCTATGGGGTCCGCTCCTCAATATGGCCGAGCCCCTCCAGTACGTCCTGAAATGCCCAAGGCACAGAGTTTCGCAGACAAGTCCAAGGGAGGCTATCACTCTCCATATGATCTACCCACCGATCTTGTCACCAATGTGGTGAAGCCTCGGAAGCGGGCAAGCATGCAACAACTCTCTCAGGCGAACCATCTTCATGCCCCAGTTCAGCCCCCCCCGCGAAGTGCCAGTGTTGGCATGCCTGGCCCTCCTACTAGGCTCACTCCTCCCTCCTCTAGCCATGGTCTGCCCAGCCAACACCCTCAGTCGCCCCCGAAACCTACGACGCCAGGACTCCAGCATCATGAGAACTTCTTCGAGGAACTGCCCATGACTTCCAGGCCACGtccgagctcaaggacaagccaCAGGGGAGCTTCGCCAGCTCGCCAGCCACCAATGAACCATGGGATGCATGTTCCTTCGCCGTTGATGCCTTCGGCGGCTTCAGTATCGACTCAGATGGCACCTCCGCCTCTCCCTGCTATGGCCGTTACACCCAACCAGGCTCCTAGTCAGCCGCCAGCTGCTCAACAGCCGGGGGCCAACCTGGTTGCTCCTGAGCGAGCCAGCCCCTATGCGGCTCTGGCCAATTCTGTCAACCATttgcctcctccatcttccagTGCTTCTCGATATTCTCCTGCTCCCACCCACGCCGGAAGTCATACAGCACCACCTGCTCCGGCAAGCAGCCGTTACTCCCCCGCTCCCCCGGCTACGAAATCGCACGGATCATATGGCCCCGTGTCTGCATCTGCCGTTCCCGCGCCGATGCTGCCTCATCAGCCACGAACTTCCAGCCCGTTGACGCATTGTGAGAGTTCCGGATTCGAACCAAGACTCAACCGGGtttcatctcttcctcccacGCGCGAggtagaggaggaggatgatcaGCCTACTCAAATTAGGTCTTTGAGTGCTACTCATGCTCCTGCCCCTTACCACGAGTCGAAGTATAACCCCGCGTCTCCTCCCAAGGTGCCCCGGCAGACACCACCTCCCCCAAGCTATGCTTCTCAGTTTACGCTCTCTCCCCCGAAGCAGTCGGGACCATATGCACCCGTTGCTGCCCCAGCTGCGCCGGCTGGCTTTGTGCcacctcctcgagctcagACGCAATCGCCAAGCACTTCATTTGGCCACAAGCAAGCCCAGAGATCGGCCGACTCGACGCGTCGCCCCTCATCCGCGCATTCACATGGCTCTCCAGCTACGACAAAGCCGTCGTACGCGCCCTACGCTCCAGTGGCCCCCGCTGCACCGGCTGCTCCACCCGCCACATTTGCTCCTCGCACTCGAGGCCAGTCCATCAACATGAACATGGTTGCACCTACTGATGGGCGGGAGAATGATCCTCTTCAGCGATGGAGAGGTGTTCCTGTCATTTCTTGGGGTGTTGGTGGCACCGTCGTCACATCGTTCCCTAAGAGTATCCCGCGGTATGGCATGAACCAATCTGTGCCAATGATCGTGCGGACTCCTGGAGAAGTCAAGATTCAGAACGTGAAGGACATCGAGCCACTGCAGGATCACTTGGCCAAGTTCCCCGGTCCCCTTAGgggcaagtccaagaagaaggaaaccATTACCTGGCTCAACACTGCTATCGAGGCGTTGGAAAAGGACCTGCCTGATCTATCGTTCCATTCGCAGCTTTCTCTGGAGGTCAAACGATCCATCGAGCGACTGCTTCTCTGGAAGATCCTTCGCATCTTCATTGAGCATGATGGAGTTCTGGAGGGTAACGCCGCTGCTGAAAAGGCCGTTCGACTGGTTCTCTCCCCAGGCACAAAGACTCCCACTGCCGATGACGACGCACTTTTCCCTACTGCCAGCAGCCTCGGTGGTCAGCTTGCCTCAGTCACCTCGATGCAATCTGATGGCGCTGATGTCTCAACTATGGAGCAGATTCGGCATTATCTGCTAAGGGGTGATCGCGAGAAGGCTGTTTGGGCCCTGGTCGACAAGCGACTCTGGGGACATGCTATGCTGATCTCGCATACTGTAGAGGGGGACCTCTACAAGCGGGTGGCGCAGGAGTTCGTCCGCAAGGAAGTTAATTACCCTGGCCATGCCAACGAGTCTATGGCTGCTCTCTACAAGATCCTCTCTGGAAACTATGACGACTGTGTTGATGAGCTCGTCCCCGTGCATGCTCGAGCTGGCCTTCAGCTTGTGTCAACCAATGCGGGCTCAGGCCCTACCAAGGACACTCTTGATGGATTGGACAAGTGGCGAGAGACCCTGTCTCTTGTCCTCAGCAACCGCAGTGTTGATGATACCCAGGGCCTGAACGCTCTTGGTACTCTTTTGTCCAGCTATGGCCGAGCTGAGGCAGCTCACATCTGCTTCATGTTTGGTCGCAGTGGATCCATCTTTGGAGGGCTGGATGACCCCAATGCTCActttgttcttcttggagcGGACCACCGACAGCAGGCAGACCAGTTTGCAAAGGAGACTGAGGCACTTCAACTCAGTGAGGTGTACGAGTATGGACTGTCACTTGCAGGAGGTGTTCATGCCGCCGCTGGAGCTCCTCATCTGGCGGCTTATAAGCTTCAGCATGCTATGGTCCTTGCTGAGTATGGCCACCGGGATAAGGCTCTGCAGTACTGCGATGCTATCCTGACAGCTATTCACTCTCAGACCAAGCGGTCGCCTTATCACCACCCCATTCTGGAGACCGCCGTCGAGGACTTCATGATGCGATTGAAGCAGGCGCCCAAGGAAGATAGCGGTTCATGGATCTCGAAGCCTAGCATGAACAAGGTCTCGGACAGCATGTGGAACAGGTTCAACAAGTTTGTTGCGGGAGATGACAACGAGGAGAATGGAGCTGCTGGAGAGGCTGGACCATTCAACCGCCCCTCTGGCGAGTTCAGCAGGTCTCCCTCCGTTTCCAACTTTGACATCTATGCTCAACAGTCACCGAGCTTTGGCATGACCCCTGCTCAGCCGCCTCCCCAGGCGCCCATGAGCGCGGCCGCATCCAGATATGCCCCGGCTGCCGCTGCGGCTGGAGCGCCACCTGCTTCATCGAACCCTTATTCTCCCACTTCGCAGTACACACCTGGAAGAACTTCCATAGATCGGGCCTCTAATGAGTACCCTCGGAGCTCATACGAGCCCGCCTATCCTGGCGCTCCTTCAGGCGCCCCAGCGGCTTCAGGTGACAGCTACGTTCCCTCAgttcctcagcctcagcaaaACAATGTTGGCGTTGAACCCTCCGGTCTGGCCCCGGCGGCTCAAATTACGCAGGCGTACTCGCCGGCTGGCTACCAACCTTACGGAATGCCAACGCAGACCAGCAACTCTACGGGTGACGATGACAAGTCTGCAGAGCCCTCGCAACAAGGATTCCAGCCTCTTAGCTATGGTTACGAGCCCCCACAGATGAACTCAAACCCTCCGGAGCCCGAGACTCCAGGAAATGCAGGAGAGAGCAACAGTGGCGGATATGAACCTCCTTCATTCCAGCCCTACAGCTACGAACCTCCATCCTATGAGCCGGACCCCGAGCCGACAGCtgagggagatgaggataCACCtaagcccaagaagaagagcttcatggatgatgacgatgacgatttCCCCTCGATGAAGCCCAAGGAAAAGACCAAGTCGGAGAAGGACCGCGAGAACGAGGAGATGTTCCGCAAggctgctgaagaagatg CCAAGCGTGCCGCTGCTCAGCAACCAGCCAAGAAGGGTTGGGGCTTCAGTGGATGGTTTGGAGGTAGCAAGAAGGCCGCTCTCGAGACTCCTTCACCTGGTGAATCATCGCCTGGAAAGCCCATCCGTGCCAAGCTTGGTGAGGCCAGCAGTTTCGTGTACGACCCTGAACTCAAGCGATGGGTTAACAAGAAGCCTGGTGCTGAGAACACGCCTGCGAAGACGGCCACGCCACCTCCTCCACGTGGTGGACCTCGATCTGTGTCGGGaactcctccacctcccccTGGAACTCCGCCACCGTTGGTGACCAGCAACAGCGCACCACCGCCGCTCATGCCCCCTAAGGTTCGCGCTGGTACGCCTGATCTGACAAGAACTGCCTCGTCCGACAGCCTGGCACCGCCTCCCATGCTCCGATCTGTCTCCAACACCAGCAACGGCCCACCAAGCCGGCCTACTACGAGCATGAGCAACGCCAGCAGCATCGACGATCTGCTCAGCGTCCAGCCACGCAAGGCTagcgacaagaagaagccacgAAAGAGTGGCCGTTACGTCGACGTCATGGCAAAGTAA
- a CDS encoding Checkpoint protein: MRFRTELKNIRTFAKLTAALGSLEKIAWLRLSDDTARFTVIPDMGSQVWASLAMDFIFDGYHIQSAEAGNTINLELPLQPLQRALKSALNSISASLRLTKKEGLPVLSMTITTTTANPSNAPGAAKPSGTGGGDDPFDDDDMFQAENLETSLRREHEKIITQDIPVRVLHPETVETIMQPRVREPDVHIQLPPLLQLKAISDRFTKLAMASSSGSSTTTKSPKLELSANMHGGLRLRMATENTDICSVWSNLENPELDPAQLDCPVEEHPSTKFREDGPDRWATVRVDGKDWSRVLSVGRLEGRVIACFADDHALILYVYVPQYDDAAADDSVVTYYVQSYSV; this comes from the exons ATGCGGTTCCGCACGGAGCTGAAAAACATTCGCACCTTTGCAA AGCTCACGGCTGCACTTGGCTCTCTTGAGAAGATCGCCTGGCTGCGCTTGAGCGATGATACGGCGCGCTTCACCGTCATCCCAGATATGGGATCGCAAGTCTGGGC CTCGCTTGCCATGGACTTCATCTTTGACGGCTATCACATCCAATCCGCAGAAGCAggcaacaccatcaacctAGAGCTTCCCCTTCAACCCCTCCAACGCGCCCTCAAGTCCGCCCTCAACAGCATATCCGCTTCTCTCCGCCTAACAAAGAAGGAAGGATTGCCTGTGCTATCCATGACCATCACAACAACTACTGCCAATCCTTCCAATGCACCAGGAGCTGCGAAGCCCTCGGGTACTGGTGGAGGAGATGATCCctttgatgatgacgacatgTTCCAGGCTGAGAACCTCGAAACTTCTCTGAGACGTGAGCATGAAAAGATCATCACGCAGGATATCCCCGTGCGGGTTCTCCATCCAGAGACTGTTGAAACCATCATGCAACCACGAGTGCGTGAACCTGACGTGCACATCCAACTACCGCCACTCcttcagctcaaggccatctcGGACCGCTTCACCAAGCTTGCCATGGCCTCCAGCTCTGGGTCCTCTACCACCACAAAATCACCAAAGCTCGAGCTTAGCGCCAACATGCACGGTGGCTTACGTCTGCGCATGGCGACGGAAAACACCGACATTTGCAGCGTCTGGTCTAATCTGGAGAACCCAGAGCTGGATCCCGCCCAGCTGGACTGCCCTGTTGAAGAGCACCCCAGTACCAAGTTTCGTGAGGACGGCCCAGATCGTTGGGCAACCGTTCGCGTGGATGGCAAGGACTGGAGTCGTGTCTTAAGTGTCGGTCGACTGGAGGGTAGGGTGATTGCTTGCTTTGCCGATGATCATGCTTTAATCCTCTATGTATATGTGCCCCAGTACGATGATGCTGCGGCAGACGATTCCGTCGTGACA TACTATGTTCAATCATACAGTGTCTAA
- a CDS encoding TRNA-intron lyase: protein MAEIQSSTKEPVGTPPTSDPAAPQQSQKRGPSLHQIYALPAPIRTFPLPTFYPNNPVSFFHVAYAWLGQLWSPPPAEPAAVHLGVWSPATSSVHITDEVSTRALWEQGFYGKGSLSRSEPNWLKREKVRQGLADAHVSEIMTVQRREERMRAKWERARLEQEAIRQTRLEEAQEAEARKAKAREAKERESRAEEPTEIAQPKPIKPISIPTPLPVYTSPVSPGALLALPNSPADLALATAAASSDSLANGNAINGDALFPDEHSSTNGSNGAATNGKISINTRVSSSSLSTQSDDSKPLKRRKSVRFSPNVESTTFRLGDPPSPQHAAANAKQNGLADVNAAASVSLNGNATTAEEATGSGSGKERVIKNMEHLQLMPEEAFFLSFGLGALVVNDPTSGSRLSSMELLRLFRQYSYFPPRVEPEDPALQPDDNFLVHYAVYHHFRSLGWVPRGGIKFGVDWLLYTRGPVFDHAEFGLIVIPSYSDPQWKESGKQNPRKSWQWLHGTVRVLSHVTKSLVLVYVDIPPPPKFEEALDKGIAEAFKMYKVREVMVKRWSSNRNR from the coding sequence ATGGCTGAGATTCAATCATCAACCAAAGAGCCTGTCGGTACCCCGCCCACCTCGGATCCTGCTGCACCCCAGCAATCCCAGAAGCGAGGACCTTCACTGCATCAGATCTACGCCCTTCCAGCGCCGATCCGAACATTTCCTCTTCCGACCTTTTATCCAAACAACCCCGTATCCTTCTTCCATGTCGCATACGCTTGGTTAGGCCAGCTCTGGTCTCCGCCTCCGGCGGAACCGGCTGCTGTGCATCTTGGAGTGTGGTCTCCTGCTACGTCTTCGGTCCATATCACGGATGAAGTCTCTACTAGAGCCCTGTGGGAGCAAGGCTTCTATGGAAAGGGTAGTCTTAGTCGAAGTGAGCCGAACTGGCTGAAGCGCGAGAAGGTCAGACAAGGTCTCGCGGATGCTCACGTCAGCGAGATCATGACCGTACAAAGACGAGAAGAGCGTATGCGCGCCAAGTGGGAACGCGCTCGCCTTGAACAAGAGGCAATTCGTCAAACGAGACTCGAGGAAGCTCAGGAAGCTGAAGCTCGAAAGGCCAAAGCCCGTGAAGCCAAGGAGCGAGAATCGCGGGCCGAGGAGCCAACCGAGATTGCGCAGCCCAAGCCCATCAAGCCGATCTCCATCCCTACGCCTTTGCCCGTCTATACCTCACCGGTTAGCCCGGGAGCGCTTTTGGCTCTCCCCAACTCCCCGGCGGACCTTGCTCTTGCTACAGCAGCGGCTTCTTCGGACAGCCTTGCCAATGGCAATGCTATCAATGGAGACGCCCTGTTCCCGGATGAGCACTCGTCCACCAATGGGTCGAACGGGGCTGCTACCAATGGCAAGATTTCTATTAACACTCGCGTGTCGAGCTCGAGCCTGTCGACCCAATCAGACGACTCGAAGCCGCTGAAGCGACGGAAGAGTGTTCGGTTTTCGCCTAATGTCGAATCAACAACCTTCCGGCTTGGCGATCCCCCCAGCCCCCAACACGCAGCTGCGAATGCGAAGCAGAACGGGTTGGCGGATGTTAATGCCGCAGCGTCGGTCTCGCTCAACGGGAATGCGACCACTGCCGAAGAGGcaactggctctggctctggcaaggAACGCGTGATTAAGAACATGGAACACCTCCAGCTGATGCCAGAGGAAGCCTTCTTTCTCAGTTTCGGCCTGGGCGCATTGGTAGTCAACGATCCTACCTCAGGTAGCCGATTGTCTTCAATGGAGCTTTTGAGGCTGTTTCGGCAGTACTCGTACTTTCCACCCCGCGTTGAGCCGGAGGATCCCGCCCTGCAGCCCGACGACAACTTTCTCGTTCACTATGCTGTCTACCACCACTTCAGGTCATTGGGATGGGTGCCACGCGGGGGCATCAAGTTTGGTGTGGACTGGTTGCTCTACACCCGAGGCCCGGTGTTTGACCACGCCGAGTTTGGCTTGATTGTCATTCCGTCGTACTCGGATCCTCAATGGAAGGAGTCCGGGAAGCAGAACCCTCGCAAGTCCTGGCAGTGGCTGCATGGTACCGTTCGAGTTCTCTCCCACGTTACCAAGAGCCTTGTGCTGGTCTACGTGGATATACCACCCCCTCCCAAGTTTGAAGAGGCTCTGGACAAGGGCATCGCCGAGGCTTTCAAAATGTACAAGGTTAGAGAGGTGATGGTGAAGCGATGGTCCAGCAATCGCAACAGGTAG
- a CDS encoding Ceramide glucosyltransferase, translating to MDSWRDIFALGWLILAGVVVLIVCIGLRSISRNFKHPPGPPVSPGLGQNAPHVTIIRPVKGVEPRLYDCIAASFRQAYPQDKISIRLCLEDDGDPAYPILQKVINDFPTFDARILLERDDSVLSETINMGPNPKIRNLSRAYREAKGDIIWIADCNVWMAKDVLGRMVDKLMGYKLGGGSKPHKFVHQLPIVVDLVDYSRPLAADGQALLASSSEEGFASDHIVDEDSGEAPTAWSQGGGRLDEMFMATSHSKFYSAINTVGVAPCAVGKSNMFRKSQLDHATDPILNPSLPQDQNLPTGVDFFSHNICEDHMIGDLLWNTHFPGFRKHGLVWGDLAVQPMSGMSVAAYAARRCRWLRARKYTVLSATLLEPFTESFLFSTYLSYGITTLTYFNETWGIPQTWKAMAITWLLSITIWMIVDWFNFSCLHSGNTIETDEHTPCFAKGFASSEGLPSRRFSEFVPAWIGREALAFPIWAWAVLCGNTVNWRGKEFYIRFDTTVYAVDSEERTRDVRTPELERGTSRNKHRVD from the exons ATGGATTCCTGGAGAGACATCTTCGCGCTCGGCTGGCTCATCCTAGCCGGCGTCGTCGTTCTAATAGTCTGCATAGGACTGCGCTCAAT CTCCAGAAACTTCAAGCACCCTCCAGGTCCTCCAGTCTCTCCTGGTCTCGGCCAAAACGCGCCGCATGTCACGATAATTCGGCCGGTCAAGGGCGTCGAACCCAGACTCTACGATTGCATCGCCGCCTCGTTCCGCCAAGCTTACCCCCAGGACAAGATCTCGATCCGCCTTTGCCTCGAAGATGACGGCGATCCGGCGTACCCGATCCTCCAGAAGGTCATCAATGACTTTCCCACATTCGACGCCCGTATACTGCTCGAGAGGGATGATTCTGTGCTGAGCGAGACGATCAACATGGGCCCCAACCCCAAGATTCGCAATCTGAGCCGAGCGTACCGAGAGGCCAAGGGAGACATCATCTGGATCGCTGACTGCAACGTCTGGATGGCCAAGGATGTCCTAGGACGCATGGTAGACAAGCTCATGGGCTATAAGTTGGGCGGCGGCTCGAAACCACACAAGTTTGTCCACCAGCTGCCCATTGTTGTTGACCTGGTCGACTACTCGAGGCCCCTTGCAGCGGATGGTCAAGCTCTGTTGGCCTCTTCATCTGAGGAGGGCTTTGCGTCGGATCACATTGTCGATGAGGACTCGGGAGAGGCGCCGACAGCCTGGTCCCAGGGTGGAGGGCGTCTTGACGAGATGTTTATGGCCACGTCGCACTCCAAGTTCTACAGCGCTATCAACACTGTCGGCGTTGCACCTTGCGCCGTTGGGAAGAGCAACATGTTTCGCAAATCTCAGCTGGACCATGCCACCGATCCCATCCTGAACCCCAGCCTACCCCAAGACCAGAACCTGCCAACCGGCGTCGACTTTTTCTCTCACAACATTTGTGAAGACCACATGATCGGTGACCTATTATGGAACACCCACTTTCCCGGCTTCAGAAAACATGGACTCGTCTGGGGCGACCTTGCTGTACAGCCCATGTCGGGAATGTCTGTTGCCGCATACGCTGCAAGGCGGTGTCGGTGGCTGAGGGCTCGAAAGTATACTGTACTTTCAGCAACCCTGCTCGAGCCGTTTACAGAGTCTTTCCTCTTTTCCACGTATCTTTCATATGGAATTACAACCTTGACCTATTTCAACGAAACATGGGGCATTCCTCAGACTTGGAAGGCAATGGCAATCACTTGGCTTCTCTCGATCACGATATGGATGATTGTGGACTGGTTCAACTTTAGCTGCTTGCACTCTGGTAACACCATCGAGACAGACGAACATACACCCTGCTTCGCCAAGGGCTTTGCCTCTTCAGAAGGTCTTCCAAGCAGGCGGTTCTCAGAGTTTGTGCCAGCATGGATTGGACGAGAAGCCCTGGCGTTTCCCATTTGGGCATGGGCCGTTCTGTGCGGAAACACGGTGAATTGGCGAGGCAAGGAGTTTTACATTCGCTTTGATACGACAGTGTATGCAGTCGACTCTGAGGAACGCACTAGGGATGTCAGGACACCAGAGTTGGAAAGGGGAACGTCACGAAACAAGCACCGGGTTGATTAG
- a CDS encoding Guanylate kinase: protein MASPSDRRPLVICGPSGVGKGTLIKLLFSRHPDVFTLSVSHTTRGPRNGETDGVEYHFVTKEAFRELIAKDGFVEHAQFGSNLYGTSKATIEEQTAKGRVVVLDIEMEGVKQVKASSIDARYVFVAPPDNEELEKRLRGRGTETEDSIQQRLARAKDELAWAESAKFDKILVNDDLEKTYDELDAFVYEKSG from the exons ATGGCTTCTCCCTCCGACCGTCGACCCCTCGTCATTTGCGGCCCCAGCGGTGTCGGCAAGGGCACGCTGATCAAGCTTCTCTTCAGCCGCCACCCCGACGTTTTCACCCTGTCCGTGTCGCACACGACTCGCGGTCCTCGAAATGGCGAGactgatggtgttgagtaCCACTTTGTCACCAAGGAGGCTTTCCGGGAGTTGATCGCCAAGGACGGATTTGTCGAGCA CGCTCAGTTCGGAAGCAACCTCTACGGTACGAGCAAGGCGACGATCGAAGAGCAGACAGCCAAGGGCCGAGTCGTAGTCCTCGACATCGAGATGGAGGGCGTTAAGCAGGTCAAGGCCTCTAGCATCGACGCTCGCTACGTCTTCGTCGCACCCCCCGACAatgaggagctcgagaagcgCCTGCGAGGCCGCGGCACCGAGACCGAGGACAGCATCCAGCAGCGTCTCGCGCGGGCCAAGGACGAGCTCGCCTGGGCCGAGTCGGCCAAGTTTGACAAGATCCTTGTCAACGACGACTTGGAGAAGACTTATGATGAGCTGGATGCTTTTGTCTACGAGAAGAGCGGATAG